One genomic window of Desulfuromonas sp. AOP6 includes the following:
- the trxB gene encoding thioredoxin-disulfide reductase has protein sequence MSASPDIRDVIILGSGPAGLTAATYAARANLRPLLVYGQQPGGQLTTTTNIDNFPGFPEGIDGNELMQRFEAQAQRFGAEFLQGQVTRVEVGCCPFRLWVGEDQLTCRALIIATGASPKMLGLSNEWDLYGRGVSVCATCDGFFYRDKEVVIVGGGDTAMEEASFLTRFARKVTVVHRRDSLRASPPLQRRAQDNDKISFRLNSVITAIQGDKTRGVTGVNIRNLTDGREDALDCDGLFIAIGHHPNTELFKGQLDMDKESFLVTRNFTETNIPGVFAAGDVQDPHFRQAITAAGTGAMAALQAQRYLEDLNDRQKLCSRQCT, from the coding sequence ATGTCCGCATCCCCTGATATTCGTGATGTCATCATCCTCGGTTCCGGCCCGGCCGGACTGACCGCCGCCACCTATGCCGCCCGCGCCAATCTCAGGCCGCTGCTGGTTTATGGACAGCAGCCGGGGGGCCAACTCACGACCACGACCAATATCGACAACTTCCCCGGGTTTCCCGAGGGGATAGACGGCAATGAGCTGATGCAGAGGTTTGAAGCGCAGGCGCAGCGGTTCGGCGCTGAATTTCTGCAGGGGCAGGTCACCAGGGTCGAAGTGGGCTGCTGCCCCTTTCGCCTCTGGGTCGGCGAAGATCAACTCACTTGTCGCGCTCTCATCATTGCCACGGGCGCCTCCCCCAAAATGCTGGGGCTGTCCAACGAATGGGACCTTTACGGCCGCGGTGTCTCCGTGTGCGCCACCTGCGACGGCTTTTTCTACCGCGACAAGGAGGTCGTCATCGTCGGCGGCGGCGATACCGCCATGGAAGAAGCCTCTTTCCTCACCCGCTTCGCCCGCAAGGTCACCGTGGTTCACCGCCGCGACAGCCTACGTGCTTCACCGCCTCTGCAGCGGCGCGCCCAGGACAACGACAAGATCAGCTTCCGCCTGAACTCGGTCATTACCGCCATCCAGGGCGACAAAACGCGGGGAGTAACGGGCGTAAACATCCGCAACCTTACCGACGGCCGCGAAGACGCGCTGGACTGTGACGGCCTCTTTATCGCCATCGGCCACCATCCCAACACGGAGCTCTTCAAAGGCCAGCTCGACATGGACAAGGAAAGTTTTCTGGTCACCCGCAATTTCACCGAGACCAACATCCCGGGAGTCTTTGCCGCCGGAGACGTGCAGGATCCCCATTTCCGTCAGGCCATCACTGCCGCAGGTACGGGAGCCATGGCCGCCCTTCAGGCCCAGCGCTACCTGGAGGACCTCAACGACCGGCAGAAACTTTGCTCCCGCCAGTGCACATAG
- a CDS encoding glutamate synthase-related protein yields the protein MKNASHDPSGLMPPERDACAIISYINKAGHPTHGNVQRTIEALIKMGHRAGEISGEGDGCGILTDIPRRLWHDILKGAGHNGDLVDAKGFAIGHFLLPKEALADDPELQEKILTLFREAGAQILVERPGPVRNELLSAMARRTEPRFWQVALLLPQPNKAPATLYRLHADIEERFPVHVASLSTQIASYKVHGAPEILPRYYPELKRRDFLSAVTIGHSRFSTNTLPTVLRAQPFSLLGHNGEINTIARLREEAAILGIPLPPGGSDSQDLNRLLEGLIHQVGLTLAEAMEMVFPPIFSIMETLPEPLQDMYRVFRRLLTASAQGPAAIIARHQDSCVFSVDAMGLRPLWVGETEKEYFVSSEVGVVPQEEILSDPKVLAPGEKVALQVKAGQQVELLEHDILRQEVYRLFSRRTRLNEHGQLLTRARDLQTAPVKEAVSFARSRSFVQENLLTALAWKKSDLRNLDDMARSGQDPIASLGYDGPLAALASGRQNLSDYFKEQVAVVTNPAIDRERESEHFSTRVYLGARPRLGGRKGPAVELDSPLLTGGGRQAPTSADEEAAKEHGTCTLEALLHHFGGQRPRYRALSCSLRREETVQQALERLAQEALAAANGGKLLLLIDDSLVFSSTRSFLDPYLVVASLHKALKENRSRGGVSLRSQVSLVLRSGAMRNLHDLILALGMGADALCPYLMWEIATQEEKGLVHLLDVLSKGLEKVISTMGTHEIGGYGKYFASIGLSPEIAAIFETPDFCGTAKGGLTLARLEEDNRQRGTVARSQQKQPVPAQFRLYPRIWKMVGAVAKMEESYADLSRLIRELETENPLAIRHLVDFRFTPELTVDPEEVDATIGHHDLPILISAMSFGSQGETPFRIYAEAAKRLNIICMNGEGGEIADMLGRYRANRGQQIASGRFGVHMDLLNSADFLEIKVGQGAKPGEGGHLPGFKVTAKIAAARNATPGVALISPSNNHDIYSIEDLAQIIEELRTANPRARISVKVPAVAGIGTIAMGVAKAGADILTVSGYSGGTGAARKHAIKFVGLPAEIGVREAHRALVSAGMRDRLEIWADGGARSGRDVVKLMLLGANRVGFGTLAMVVIGCTTCRGCHLDTCHVGIATQIESAAEAEQRGLKRFVPRVLENGIIYETTFFRALGQEIKIITAKLGFHRTQDLVGRAELLAQNRGQDQLDLDALLAPTPSDPTPDVLNKVRIIRKPLNYLTSLISSLVTKAFDEGENRVRYNDDSASSSDRALGTYLAGAMTRGTTEDRYGPEKEVLLHFRRDSIPGNGLAAFNIPRINYRVEGGAQDGLGKSARGGKIVILKGENRNGFRVGGSVGKGLAYGALGGTFLIQGDADSRACIRLSGADVVLGGRIRRPLDDSAGNIAGRANLKGFAFEYMTAGRVVVLGDPGPWICSGMTGGVVYCHLDAEMHMTREALRRRLAQGSGVEIRSLEEEDVNHINELLMQYHRELLHSDQMEEADWVSRVVSHCRTRFVKIVPEGTPLRPATMTE from the coding sequence ATGAAAAACGCCAGCCATGATCCTTCCGGCCTGATGCCACCCGAAAGGGACGCCTGCGCCATTATTTCCTACATCAACAAGGCCGGTCACCCCACCCATGGCAACGTGCAGCGAACCATCGAGGCTCTCATCAAGATGGGACACCGGGCCGGCGAAATCAGCGGTGAAGGGGACGGCTGCGGCATCCTGACCGACATTCCGCGACGTCTCTGGCATGACATTCTGAAGGGGGCTGGCCACAACGGGGACCTTGTCGATGCGAAAGGGTTTGCCATCGGCCATTTCCTCCTGCCCAAAGAGGCTCTCGCCGACGATCCCGAGCTGCAGGAAAAAATTCTGACTCTCTTTCGCGAAGCTGGGGCCCAAATCCTGGTCGAGCGGCCTGGCCCGGTGCGCAACGAGCTTCTTTCGGCCATGGCGCGGCGCACCGAACCCCGTTTCTGGCAGGTGGCGCTGCTGCTTCCTCAACCAAACAAAGCGCCAGCGACCCTCTATCGGCTGCATGCCGACATCGAAGAGCGCTTTCCGGTACACGTCGCCTCTCTCTCCACCCAAATCGCTTCCTACAAAGTGCATGGTGCTCCGGAAATCCTGCCACGCTACTACCCGGAGCTCAAGCGCCGTGATTTTCTGTCGGCAGTCACCATCGGGCACAGCCGTTTTTCCACCAACACGCTACCGACGGTACTGCGGGCCCAGCCCTTCAGCCTGCTCGGGCACAACGGCGAGATCAACACCATCGCCCGTCTGCGCGAAGAGGCCGCCATCCTCGGCATCCCGCTGCCGCCGGGAGGCAGCGATTCCCAGGATCTCAACCGCCTCCTCGAAGGCCTCATTCACCAGGTCGGCCTGACCCTGGCCGAGGCCATGGAGATGGTTTTTCCGCCGATCTTCAGCATCATGGAGACCCTGCCTGAGCCCTTGCAGGACATGTATCGGGTCTTTCGGCGCCTGCTCACCGCCAGCGCCCAGGGACCGGCTGCCATCATAGCCAGGCACCAGGATAGCTGCGTTTTCAGCGTCGACGCCATGGGTCTGCGCCCCCTCTGGGTCGGCGAGACGGAAAAAGAATACTTCGTCTCTTCCGAGGTCGGCGTGGTCCCGCAGGAGGAAATCCTCTCCGACCCCAAGGTACTGGCACCCGGTGAAAAGGTCGCCCTCCAGGTTAAAGCCGGACAGCAGGTCGAGCTGCTGGAACACGACATCTTGCGGCAGGAAGTCTACCGGCTTTTCAGCCGCAGAACCCGTCTAAATGAGCATGGGCAACTGTTGACCCGGGCTCGGGACCTGCAGACCGCTCCGGTGAAAGAGGCGGTCTCCTTTGCCCGCAGCCGCAGCTTCGTGCAGGAGAACCTGCTGACTGCCCTGGCCTGGAAAAAGAGCGATCTGCGCAATCTGGACGACATGGCCCGCAGCGGCCAGGACCCCATCGCCTCCCTCGGCTATGACGGACCTCTGGCGGCTCTGGCCAGCGGCCGTCAGAATCTCTCCGACTACTTCAAGGAACAGGTGGCCGTGGTTACCAATCCGGCCATTGACCGGGAGCGGGAGTCGGAGCATTTTTCCACTCGGGTCTATCTTGGTGCCCGTCCCCGCCTCGGCGGCCGCAAGGGACCGGCTGTCGAACTTGACTCGCCCCTATTGACAGGGGGAGGGCGACAGGCGCCGACCTCTGCCGACGAAGAAGCAGCCAAGGAGCATGGCACCTGCACCCTGGAAGCGCTGCTGCATCACTTCGGCGGTCAGCGTCCCCGCTATCGGGCCCTCTCCTGTAGCCTGCGTCGGGAAGAAACGGTGCAGCAAGCCCTGGAGAGGCTGGCTCAGGAAGCGCTGGCCGCCGCCAACGGTGGCAAACTGCTGCTGCTCATCGACGACTCCCTGGTCTTTTCTTCCACCCGGAGCTTTCTCGACCCCTATCTCGTCGTCGCCAGTCTGCACAAGGCGCTCAAAGAAAACCGCAGCCGCGGCGGGGTCTCCCTGCGAAGCCAGGTCTCCCTGGTGTTGCGCTCCGGCGCAATGCGCAACCTGCATGACCTTATTCTGGCCCTGGGCATGGGTGCCGACGCTCTCTGCCCCTACCTCATGTGGGAAATCGCCACCCAGGAAGAAAAGGGCCTTGTCCACCTGCTGGATGTCCTGAGTAAAGGGCTGGAAAAAGTCATTTCCACCATGGGGACACACGAGATTGGCGGCTACGGCAAATATTTCGCCTCCATCGGCCTGTCTCCCGAGATCGCTGCCATCTTTGAAACACCCGATTTTTGCGGGACCGCTAAGGGAGGTCTGACCCTGGCCAGGCTGGAAGAGGACAACCGCCAACGCGGCACTGTCGCCCGCAGCCAGCAAAAACAGCCGGTACCCGCCCAGTTTCGCCTCTATCCACGCATCTGGAAAATGGTCGGCGCCGTCGCCAAGATGGAGGAGAGCTATGCCGACCTCTCCCGGCTTATTCGTGAACTGGAAACGGAAAATCCCCTTGCCATCCGCCATCTCGTCGATTTCCGTTTTACCCCGGAGCTGACCGTTGATCCCGAAGAGGTCGACGCGACCATCGGCCACCATGATCTGCCCATCCTCATCTCCGCCATGAGTTTCGGCTCGCAGGGGGAGACCCCTTTCCGCATCTACGCCGAAGCGGCCAAGCGTCTCAATATCATCTGCATGAATGGTGAAGGAGGAGAAATTGCCGACATGCTGGGGCGCTATCGCGCCAATCGCGGTCAGCAGATCGCCTCGGGCCGTTTCGGCGTGCACATGGATCTGCTCAATTCCGCCGACTTTCTCGAAATCAAGGTGGGCCAGGGGGCCAAGCCGGGCGAAGGCGGTCATCTGCCCGGTTTCAAGGTCACGGCCAAGATTGCCGCCGCCCGCAATGCCACGCCGGGTGTGGCCCTGATTTCGCCCTCCAACAATCACGATATCTACTCCATCGAGGATCTGGCCCAGATCATCGAGGAACTGCGCACCGCCAATCCGCGGGCCCGTATTTCGGTCAAGGTGCCGGCCGTGGCCGGTATCGGCACCATCGCCATGGGCGTCGCCAAGGCCGGCGCCGACATCCTCACCGTCAGCGGGTACAGCGGTGGCACCGGCGCCGCCCGCAAGCACGCCATCAAGTTCGTCGGCCTGCCGGCGGAGATCGGCGTCCGCGAAGCCCATCGAGCCCTGGTAAGCGCCGGCATGCGCGACCGCCTGGAAATCTGGGCCGACGGCGGCGCCCGCAGCGGACGCGACGTGGTCAAGCTCATGCTTCTGGGGGCCAATCGAGTCGGCTTCGGCACCCTGGCCATGGTGGTCATCGGCTGCACCACCTGTCGTGGCTGCCATCTCGACACCTGCCATGTCGGCATCGCCACCCAGATCGAGAGTGCGGCGGAGGCCGAACAGCGGGGACTCAAACGCTTCGTCCCTCGCGTCCTCGAGAATGGTATCATTTACGAAACAACTTTCTTCCGTGCCCTCGGGCAGGAGATCAAGATCATCACGGCCAAGCTTGGCTTCCACCGCACCCAGGACCTGGTTGGCCGGGCAGAGCTGTTGGCACAGAACCGGGGCCAGGACCAGCTCGATCTCGACGCGCTGCTAGCGCCGACGCCGAGCGACCCCACGCCGGACGTTCTCAACAAGGTGCGCATCATTCGAAAACCTCTCAACTACCTGACCTCCCTCATCTCGTCGCTCGTCACCAAGGCTTTTGACGAGGGCGAAAATCGGGTGCGCTACAACGACGACAGCGCCAGCAGTTCGGACCGGGCTTTGGGTACCTATCTGGCTGGCGCCATGACCCGGGGTACCACCGAGGACCGCTACGGCCCTGAAAAGGAAGTCCTTCTTCATTTCCGCCGTGACTCCATCCCCGGCAACGGCCTGGCTGCCTTCAATATCCCGCGCATCAACTACCGGGTCGAGGGAGGCGCCCAGGATGGTCTCGGCAAATCCGCTCGCGGCGGCAAGATCGTCATTCTGAAAGGAGAGAACCGCAACGGCTTCCGCGTCGGCGGCTCCGTCGGCAAAGGGCTGGCTTACGGCGCCCTCGGCGGCACCTTCCTCATCCAGGGGGACGCCGACAGCCGGGCCTGCATTCGCCTGTCGGGGGCCGATGTGGTCCTGGGAGGCCGCATCCGTCGTCCCCTCGATGACAGCGCCGGCAATATCGCCGGGCGGGCCAACCTCAAGGGATTTGCCTTCGAATATATGACAGCCGGTCGCGTTGTTGTTCTCGGCGACCCCGGACCCTGGATCTGCTCGGGCATGACTGGCGGCGTCGTCTACTGCCATCTCGACGCCGAAATGCACATGACCCGCGAAGCACTGCGGCGGCGGCTGGCCCAGGGCTCTGGTGTGGAAATTCGCAGCCTCGAAGAAGAGGACGTCAACCACATCAATGAACTGCTGATGCAGTATCACCGCGAACTGCTCCACTCGGACCAGATGGAGGAGGCCGACTGGGTGAGCCGCGTCGTTTCCCACTGCCGTACCCGTTTCGTCAAGATCGTGCCGGAGGGAACGCCCCTTCGCCCCGCGACCATGACGGAATAG
- the lipB gene encoding lipoyl(octanoyl) transferase LipB codes for MMRRFFTLRPGRVSYRLGLSIQEQLLLARREGQEDILLLLEHPPVITLGRRGQESHLLTAPADLESMGLAVFHTGRGGDVTYHGPGQLIGYPIVDLQPLNRDLHLYLRRLEEMLIDTLAAFAITGRRVEGKTGVWVGEKKIASIGVGVRQWVTWHGFALNVSEQTAGFSHIVPCGLTGVAMTSMEQLLGRRIALSEVEEQLIPAFARVFDSTHAGAYEATT; via the coding sequence ATGATGAGACGATTCTTTACCCTGAGGCCCGGGCGGGTCAGCTACCGCCTGGGCCTCTCTATTCAGGAGCAGCTCCTGCTCGCCCGGCGAGAGGGACAGGAGGACATCCTGCTGCTGCTCGAACATCCACCGGTTATTACGCTCGGACGCCGCGGCCAGGAGAGTCATCTGCTGACTGCCCCCGCCGATCTTGAAAGTATGGGCCTCGCGGTTTTTCACACCGGTCGCGGCGGCGATGTCACCTACCATGGCCCGGGACAGCTCATCGGCTATCCCATCGTCGATCTGCAGCCCCTCAACCGGGACCTGCATCTCTATCTGCGACGCCTGGAAGAGATGTTGATCGACACTCTGGCGGCCTTCGCCATCACGGGCCGGCGGGTTGAAGGAAAGACGGGGGTGTGGGTCGGTGAAAAAAAAATCGCCTCCATCGGCGTGGGTGTACGCCAGTGGGTGACCTGGCACGGATTCGCCCTCAATGTCAGCGAGCAGACCGCCGGTTTCTCCCACATCGTCCCCTGCGGGCTGACCGGGGTGGCCATGACCTCGATGGAACAGTTGCTTGGCCGCAGAATCGCCCTGTCTGAGGTCGAGGAGCAGTTGATTCCGGCCTTTGCCAGGGTCTTTGACAGCACGCACGCAGGAGCCTATGAAGCAACGACCTGA
- the rd gene encoding rubredoxin — protein sequence MDKYRCLICDYIYDPAAGDPENGVDPGTPFEELPEDWVCPLCGADKSEFEKM from the coding sequence ATGGACAAATACCGTTGCCTTATCTGTGATTACATCTATGACCCCGCCGCCGGCGATCCGGAAAACGGCGTCGATCCGGGCACCCCCTTTGAAGAACTGCCGGAGGACTGGGTCTGCCCCCTGTGTGGCGCCGACAAGTCCGAATTTGAAAAAATGTGA
- a CDS encoding CoA pyrophosphatase, which translates to MISIAQVRDALAPYQPKLCAAGEKTQAAVALLLWQSREGLKILFIERARHERDPWSGNIAFPGGRLDPNDRDLRHAAERETLEEIGLDLSEAEFLGRLDDVTGAVLPVQVACFVYHLPHAGPFTLNHEVKEVFWFPITELVNPRRHTQTNIRWNARNRAVPSIDLLGEGRPVLWGLTFRMVKQLLKRLLDHHPDLAQRAAGSKATHS; encoded by the coding sequence ATGATATCCATCGCTCAAGTCCGCGACGCCCTGGCTCCCTATCAGCCCAAACTCTGCGCTGCCGGAGAGAAAACCCAGGCCGCCGTCGCCCTCCTTCTCTGGCAGAGCCGGGAAGGACTCAAAATTCTTTTCATCGAACGGGCTCGGCATGAGCGCGACCCCTGGTCAGGGAATATCGCCTTTCCCGGCGGACGCCTTGATCCTAACGACCGCGACCTGCGCCATGCCGCCGAGCGTGAGACGCTGGAAGAGATCGGGCTTGATCTGTCAGAGGCGGAGTTCCTCGGACGCCTTGACGATGTCACCGGAGCGGTTCTTCCCGTACAAGTCGCCTGCTTCGTTTACCACCTTCCCCATGCCGGCCCTTTCACGCTCAACCACGAGGTCAAAGAAGTTTTCTGGTTCCCCATCACCGAACTGGTCAACCCGCGGCGCCATACCCAAACCAACATCCGCTGGAATGCGCGCAACCGGGCTGTGCCCTCCATCGATCTGCTGGGCGAGGGACGTCCGGTGCTCTGGGGCCTGACCTTTCGCATGGTTAAACAATTACTCAAGCGCCTGCTCGACCATCATCCTGACCTTGCCCAGAGGGCCGCCGGTTCCAAAGCTACCCACAGCTGA
- a CDS encoding cupin domain-containing protein, with the protein MENIRDEVKELQIGLKIRRMRQERRMTLQDLAEGTGLSKPLLSQIENEQVIPPLATLLRISKAFKVEIHTFFQEEGDTEKCILVRAGESRQLRQWSKHGDPRPPYSYHSLAYGKKNRHLEPFVVEFEARQWRDDLQVNHDGEEFLFLLEGQLEFRYGDQVMQLNPGDSVYYDSSEPHGYIATTDLPTRAVAVLYSRS; encoded by the coding sequence ATGGAAAACATCCGGGATGAGGTGAAAGAGCTTCAAATCGGCCTGAAGATTCGCCGCATGCGTCAGGAACGCCGCATGACCCTGCAGGATCTGGCCGAAGGCACTGGTCTGTCCAAGCCCCTGCTTTCCCAGATTGAAAACGAGCAGGTCATCCCGCCGCTGGCGACTCTGCTGCGCATCTCCAAGGCCTTCAAGGTGGAAATCCACACCTTTTTTCAGGAAGAGGGCGATACGGAAAAATGCATCCTGGTCAGGGCGGGGGAAAGCCGTCAACTGCGCCAGTGGAGCAAGCACGGTGACCCACGCCCCCCCTACAGCTATCATTCATTGGCCTACGGCAAAAAGAACCGGCATCTGGAACCCTTTGTGGTAGAATTTGAGGCCAGACAGTGGCGGGACGATCTGCAGGTAAACCATGATGGCGAGGAGTTCCTGTTTCTACTGGAGGGACAGCTGGAATTCCGCTACGGCGATCAGGTCATGCAGCTCAACCCCGGCGATTCGGTCTACTACGACTCCTCCGAGCCCCATGGCTACATCGCCACCACCGATCTTCCCACCCGAGCCGTGGCGGTGCTCTACTCCCGAAGCTGA
- the elbB gene encoding isoprenoid biosynthesis glyoxalase ElbB, translated as MAKIGVILSGCGVYDGSEIYETVLTLLAIDRAGAEAVCMAPDIPQMHVINHLTGEPVAGEQRNVLQEAARIARGKISNLKDVKAADIDALVIPGGFGAAKNLCDFAVKGSDCTVNPEVARLMREIVQAKKPLAAICIAPALVAKVLGEDRLLPEITIGSDQGTAQALEAMGGKHVTCPVREIVIDQKNKIITTPAYMLAGHISEAADGIEKAVKSLIDMI; from the coding sequence ATGGCAAAAATTGGCGTCATTCTTTCCGGTTGCGGTGTCTATGACGGCAGCGAAATTTACGAAACCGTCCTCACCCTGCTGGCCATCGATCGAGCTGGAGCCGAAGCCGTCTGCATGGCACCCGACATCCCCCAGATGCATGTCATCAACCACCTCACCGGCGAACCCGTCGCCGGCGAACAGCGCAATGTCCTGCAGGAGGCCGCCCGCATCGCCCGCGGTAAAATCAGCAACCTCAAGGACGTCAAGGCCGCGGACATCGACGCCCTCGTCATACCAGGTGGTTTCGGCGCAGCGAAGAACCTGTGCGATTTTGCCGTCAAGGGGTCCGACTGCACCGTCAACCCCGAAGTGGCGCGGCTGATGCGGGAAATCGTCCAGGCTAAAAAACCCCTGGCGGCCATCTGCATCGCCCCGGCGCTTGTCGCCAAGGTTCTCGGGGAAGACCGTCTTTTACCCGAAATCACCATCGGCAGCGACCAGGGAACCGCCCAGGCCCTTGAGGCCATGGGGGGCAAGCACGTGACCTGCCCCGTGCGGGAAATCGTCATCGACCAAAAAAACAAAATCATCACCACGCCGGCCTACATGCTGGCAGGACACATCAGCGAAGCTGCTGACGGGATCGAAAAGGCGGTAAAGAGCCTCATCGACATGATTTGA
- the rd gene encoding rubredoxin has protein sequence MDRYICTICGYVYDPALGDPSGGISAGTSFNDLPDDWVCPDCGAGKASFEKA, from the coding sequence ATGGATAGATACATCTGCACCATCTGTGGCTACGTCTATGACCCCGCTCTGGGCGACCCGAGTGGGGGAATAAGCGCCGGTACTTCTTTCAATGATCTCCCAGACGATTGGGTCTGCCCCGATTGCGGCGCCGGCAAAGCCAGCTTTGAAAAGGCCTGA
- a CDS encoding YkgJ family cysteine cluster protein — MSPFDTYLQLRDKVDTLCRQIEKAHTDAISCQAGCDSCCLALTLFPVEAYALAKAVAAQPETVRERLRGRGRKVGDNGACPLLEEGHCLLYGDRPIICRTHGLPILLREPEGTRVDFCPLNFVGYDSLTGSSLIDLERLNELLAAINHDFVTRNFGPQALPDRIAIGEALRLPWPPRAAGKTSS; from the coding sequence ATGTCCCCTTTTGATACCTATCTGCAACTGCGCGACAAGGTCGACACCCTTTGCCGACAGATTGAAAAGGCTCACACCGACGCCATCTCCTGCCAGGCTGGTTGCGATAGCTGCTGCCTGGCATTGACCCTCTTTCCCGTGGAGGCCTATGCCCTGGCCAAGGCAGTCGCTGCCCAACCGGAGACTGTCCGGGAAAGACTACGCGGGCGGGGACGCAAAGTTGGCGACAATGGGGCTTGCCCGCTTCTGGAAGAGGGACATTGCCTTCTCTATGGCGATCGCCCCATCATCTGTCGCACCCATGGCCTGCCAATCCTCCTACGCGAACCCGAGGGAACACGCGTTGATTTCTGCCCTCTCAACTTTGTTGGGTACGACAGCCTCACCGGCAGTTCCCTCATTGACCTGGAACGCCTCAACGAGCTGCTGGCCGCCATCAATCACGACTTCGTCACCCGAAACTTCGGACCGCAGGCACTACCTGACCGCATCGCCATAGGAGAGGCCCTGCGGCTGCCATGGCCACCCCGTGCGGCGGGCAAAACATCCTCCTGA
- a CDS encoding HAD family hydrolase, with protein MKMPVTTPMEAFPDTAELVDVRGIFFDLDGTLLDVEMSAFIPAYLKGLAASFADVATPEKLVDVLLGTTWSLLGGNDGSRTNEEAYLFAVQEKLGISPDLYRHRLAGYFQEGLGHLEEHVRPLPVARDILQVCFNKGLTVVVATNPVFPRPVVDARLAWGGLLGFPFQQVTSYENSRYCKPNPRYFTSLLEELGLQPWETIMVGNDTEHDLAARQAGIRTFLVDTWLEDRTQNGFVTDFRGSHEDLLDFVEGLGAKADNN; from the coding sequence ATGAAAATGCCTGTAACGACCCCTATGGAAGCCTTTCCCGACACAGCCGAGCTCGTTGATGTCCGCGGGATATTTTTCGATCTAGACGGTACCCTGCTGGATGTGGAGATGTCCGCCTTTATCCCGGCCTACCTCAAGGGTCTGGCGGCGAGTTTCGCCGATGTGGCAACGCCGGAAAAGCTGGTCGACGTACTGCTGGGCACGACCTGGAGCCTTTTGGGCGGCAATGACGGCAGCCGTACTAACGAAGAGGCGTACCTTTTTGCCGTTCAAGAGAAGCTGGGCATCTCCCCTGATCTCTATCGTCATCGCCTGGCCGGGTATTTCCAGGAGGGGCTAGGTCACCTGGAAGAGCATGTACGACCGCTTCCCGTCGCCCGCGATATTCTGCAGGTCTGTTTCAATAAAGGGCTGACGGTCGTGGTCGCCACCAATCCCGTCTTCCCCCGACCCGTCGTGGATGCCCGCCTGGCCTGGGGGGGACTTCTCGGTTTCCCTTTCCAGCAGGTGACCAGCTACGAAAACAGCCGCTATTGCAAGCCTAATCCTCGTTATTTCACCTCTCTGCTGGAGGAGTTGGGGCTGCAGCCCTGGGAAACAATCATGGTTGGCAACGATACGGAGCATGACCTGGCGGCCAGGCAGGCGGGGATCCGCACCTTTCTGGTCGACACCTGGCTGGAGGACAGGACCCAAAACGGCTTTGTCACCGATTTTCGCGGCAGTCACGAGGACCTGCTGGATTTCGTGGAGGGGTTGGGCGCAAAAGCTGACAATAATTGA
- the lipA gene encoding lipoyl synthase has product MKQRPERKPDWLKVRFPAGPQYARIDRYHRQQGLHSVCRSAACPNQGECWSRGVATFMILGDRCTRNCTFCNVAGAPPLPVDAEEPFKVASAAAELGLKHAVVTSVTRDDLADGGAAHFAALVEAFRSLAPGCRVELLIPDLGGNLAALHTILAAGPDILGHNIETVPRFYPEVRQGASYSRSLQLLREVTGKAPQTPLKTGIMLGLGEEEAEVVAVLRDLRDCGVELLTIGQYLAPSRNHHPVRRYVPPAEFAAWKETATALGFAHVEAGPLVRSSYHAEEQFEESLHVRIP; this is encoded by the coding sequence ATGAAGCAACGACCTGAACGCAAACCTGACTGGCTCAAAGTCCGGTTCCCCGCCGGGCCTCAGTACGCCCGCATCGACCGCTACCACCGCCAGCAGGGGCTTCACTCTGTCTGCCGCAGTGCCGCCTGCCCCAACCAGGGCGAGTGCTGGAGCCGCGGCGTCGCCACTTTTATGATTCTGGGCGACCGCTGCACCAGAAACTGTACTTTCTGTAATGTGGCCGGTGCCCCCCCCTTGCCCGTCGATGCCGAAGAACCGTTCAAGGTGGCTAGTGCCGCCGCCGAACTCGGTCTGAAACACGCCGTGGTCACCTCCGTCACCCGGGACGACCTGGCCGATGGCGGCGCCGCTCACTTTGCCGCGCTGGTTGAAGCCTTTCGCTCTCTGGCGCCGGGCTGTCGCGTCGAATTGCTGATTCCGGATTTGGGCGGCAATTTGGCGGCGCTGCACACCATCCTGGCCGCGGGGCCGGACATCCTCGGCCACAACATTGAAACGGTACCGCGGTTCTATCCCGAGGTCCGGCAGGGCGCCTCCTATAGCCGTTCCTTGCAGCTTTTACGTGAAGTTACTGGAAAGGCACCTCAGACCCCCCTTAAAACGGGGATCATGCTCGGCTTGGGTGAAGAGGAGGCGGAAGTGGTCGCTGTGCTGCGCGACCTGCGTGACTGCGGCGTCGAACTGCTGACAATCGGCCAGTACCTGGCGCCAAGTCGCAACCATCACCCCGTGCGGCGTTATGTGCCGCCGGCGGAATTCGCCGCCTGGAAAGAGACCGCCACCGCTCTCGGCTTTGCCCATGTCGAGGCCGGTCCCCTGGTGCGCTCATCCTATCACGCTGAAGAACAGTTCGAGGAGTCGCTGCATGTCCGCATCCCCTGA